In a single window of the Gossypium hirsutum isolate 1008001.06 chromosome D02, Gossypium_hirsutum_v2.1, whole genome shotgun sequence genome:
- the LOC121214905 gene encoding UV radiation resistance-associated gene protein codes for MRGMIDYMLFLSQEANRLLTEERGCVKLKNVQRKLRARQQYMISQVSLLYPVKILVGPAQEQELESYSSSSRLGNPSASKPVNQGSLTILGLNLTLLPFTKMSFFTDKKEVQRSATAVGYVAHAVSLIASYLQVPLRYPLRLGGSRSYINDHASSIDPASSDLSLDTTLSANVKLAEFPLFLEGQDTTRAAYAVFLLNKDIEQLLNFIGVKSLGPRHVLANLKELLRSVQSSEYIDT; via the exons ATGCGTGGCATGATTGATTATATGTTGTTTTTATCACAGGAAGCAAATAGATTACTCACTGAAGAAAGGGGTTGTGTTAAACTTAAAAATGTGCAAAGGAAGCTTCGAGCAAGGCAACAATATATGATATCACAAGTTTCATTATTGTATCCTGTAAAGATCTTGGTTGGACCTGCACAGGAGCAAGAACTTGAGTCCTATTCTAGCAGTAGTAGATTAG GGAATCCTTCTGCATCAAAGCCCGTCAATCAAGGATCGTTGACAATTTTAGGTCTGAATCTCACCTTGCTTCCTTTTACAAAGATGAGTTTTTTCACTGACAAAAAGGAGGTTCAGAGATCTGCAACTGCCGTGGGATATGTTGCACAT GCTGTTTCACTAATTGCATCCTATTTACAAGTTCCCTTGCGTTATCCTCTGCGCTTGGGTGGTTCTCGCTCATATATTAATGACCATGCGTCTTCAATAGACCCTGCATCTTCTGATTTGTCATTGGATACAACACTTTCAGCAAATGTAAAGCTGGCAGAATTTCCGCTGTTTTTAGAAGGTCAAGACACGACAAGAGCAGCATATGCTGTTTTCTTGTTAAACAAG GATATAGAGCAACTTTTGAATTTCATCGGTGTAAAGAGTTTAGGACCACGACATGTTCTTGCAAATTTGAAGGAGCTTCTAAGGTCTGTCCAGTCTTCAGAATATATAGATACctga